One stretch of Miscanthus floridulus cultivar M001 chromosome 18, ASM1932011v1, whole genome shotgun sequence DNA includes these proteins:
- the LOC136524025 gene encoding protein SHORT ROOT IN SALT MEDIUM 1-like isoform X2 has product MFPPKGPNHYGQQPPYGGQQPYGQIPSSTGFAAPTAAGGTDAGRFGARAGQGAAAQYGGPYASVYGTQQVGGIGGKGPASSSLPSLPTRPTSLAESSKFSSAPVGSGLARPNDDYMAVRGYAQKLDQYVTDYPLERRMYGEHSANLGRRDGLSDLDRRYTDQIATGHQVHDHMEQGSSMRHQQLLKGQLQPGSDTRQADYFAGRSAPVHQASQEIGVYGRVEADNRNMSILGTAPYGRQQAASLLEGAPRTNIDSLYGQGSSSTGYGAGLPPGRDYASGKGLLHPSSDPDYRDSILSRVHPGVSMVDDRRVDRIGYRRELDLRDEERRRDLLLEREKEIEWERERERERELRDFRDRERERERERESERDHERLLRERERERERERERERGRERLRERREKERERDRKHGADPRRELTSPRGPGDQRRSSSVRSEKPVRRISPRRDAVHRHRSPVKEIKREYICKVLPFRFVDDERDYLSLTKRYPRLAITPEFSKIVLNWAKESLNLPLHTPLSLEHDILDSDDGTDEGAIVSTEKTSSFNTPATIWNAKVLLMSGLSKGAFADITSLRSTDERVVHLNNILKFAVFKKDRSLFAIGGPWNAAIDGGDPSVDCSCLIRTAIRCVKEMVQVDLSSCTHWNHFVEVHYNRIGKDGLFSHKEITVLFVPNLSECLPSVDVWKNNWILYKKSKAEREQLTAKKEKSPGDSKEQMQGELNKGKSLDADQLKEGDLGCSDMKNEKGDADMKQQDNDGEGKVKVEEPVQKMGGDVEGKTTGDSSIDHAAGDKKPTKKKIIKKVVKVVRKKTTGPSADKSSSEDKNAVAESANKTAEGGQSQQKNGDAGKEQEGAGISQQPEAKKTGKKKIIRRIVKRKVSGSGSQLTAPATPAETSKQETEVQPDKNVESSTDVGNPQTKLQEGSKIPSGEDISNQKKEEKPEEKEHPLTDRSSNEDKGNHKEAMEQKDTKKDGKKDKTKDDKEKKNRDLKMDPKQKPLNDTKEKKRSDEPPKYPGFILQAKRNKESKLRSTSLSLDGLLDYTAKDIEESVFELSLFAESFGEMLQHRMGCVILSFLEKLYRRYVVKRNQRKRQREEDLKKEEKKSSEKRSKTNHETITESVDNPGGSVKITKEGEEKMSTDQSANVHAELSKEGQIKLGTDHPIANHGEPAKEGDENTSTDHSEAVLDKPAADANMEEEDPEYEEDPEEIEIYEDDEDMDDAHAEEQIAEQNENTNDREVKPEEVATADGGNNKSTTQPEVENITNIHERAASIEEKQSVAEKGDSVEGGERVVSKEVKPAKDEVVDKDLLQAFRYFDINRAGYLKVDDLKCILHNLGKFLSSRDVKDLVQIALVESNSARDNRIIYPKLVKIADL; this is encoded by the exons GTTGGTGGAATTGGTGGCAAAGGTCCAGCTTCTTCAAGTCTTCCTAGCTTGCCAACTCGTCCAACTTCGCTCGCTGAGTCATCCAAGTTCTCATCTGCACCTGTGGGGTCTGGCCTGGCAAGACCAAATGATGACTATATGGCTGTGCGTGGTTATGCACAGAAGCTAGACCAATATGTCACTGATTATCCACTAGAGAGAAGGATGTATGGTGAACACTCAGCCAATCTTGGTAGGAGAGATGGCCTCAGTGATTTGGATAGAAGATACACCGATCAGATAGCTACTGGTCATCag GTTCATGATCATATGGAGCAG GGTTCATCGATgcggcaccagcagctcctgaaAGGTCAGCTGCAGCCTGGATCTGATACGAG ACAAGCCGATTACTTTGCAGGAAGGTCTGCTCCAGTCCATCAAGCATCCCAGGAAATTGGTGTATATGGAAGAGTTGAAGCTGATAATCGCAACATGTCCATTCTTGGGACTGCTCCATATGGAAGACAGCAAGCAGCCTCATTGTTGGAAGGAGCTCCAAGGACAAACATTGACAGCCTCTATGGACAAGGTTCATCAAGTACTGGTTATGGCGCAGGTCTTCCTCCTGGACGTGATTATGCCTCGGGGAAAGGCCTCCTCCATCCATCTTCAGATCCTGATTACCGAGATAGCATCTTATCCCGTGTACATCCAGGCGTCTCAATGGTTGATGATCGTAGAGTTGATCGGATTGGTTATCGTCGTGAACTGGATCTAAGAGATGAAGAACGTAGAAGGGACCTACTGCTGGAACGAGAAAAGGAGATTGAATGGGAACGCGAACGGGAGCGGGAGCGTGAGTTACGGGACTTTCGAGACcgtgaaagagaaagagaaagagaacgTGAAAGTGAAAGGGATCATGAAAGACTACTAAGAGAACGCGAAAGAGAAAGGGAACGCGAACGTGAAAGAGAGCGTGGAAGAGAACGCCTTCGTGAGCGCCGGGAGAAGGAGAGAGAGCGGGATAGGAAGCATGGAGCTGATCCAAGGCGGGAGCTGACTTCACCTAGAGGCCCTGGTGATCAGCGGCGCTCTTCTTCTGTTAGATCTGAGAAGCCTGTCCGGCGAATTTCCCCTCGACGTGATGCTGTGCATAG GCATCGTTCACCTGTTAAAGAAATAAAGAGAGAATATATTTGCAAG GTTTTGCCATTTCGCTTCGTGGATGATGAGAGGGATTATCTGTCCTTGACAAAACGGTATCCCAGACTTGCAATTACTCCAGAATTTTCTAAG ATTGTCTTGAACTGGGCTAAAGAAAGCTTAAATCTTCCTCTGCATACGCCATTGAG TTTGGAGCATGATATCCTTGATTCAGATGATGGTACTGATGAAGGAGCAATTGTCTCTACTGAGAAAACATCAAGCTTCAATACTCCAGCCACCATTTGGAATGCAAAG GTACTATTGATGAGTGGCTTGAGCAAAGGTGCCTTTGCTGACATAACTTCACTGAGAAGTACCGACGAACGAGTTGTGCACTTGAACAATATCTTAAAATTTGCTGTATTCAAGAAGGATCGTTCTCTTTTTGCAATTGGAGGCCCTTGGAATGCAGCAATAGATGGTGGTGACCCATCAGTTGACTGTTCTTGCTTGATTCGAACTGCCATCAG ATGCGTTAAGGAAATGGTTCAGGTTGATCTATCTAGTTGCACCCACTGGAACCATTTTGTTGAG GTACATTACAATAGAATAGGCAAAGATGGACTCTTCAGTCATAAAGAAATTACTGTTCTGTTTGTGCCAAACTTGTCGGAATGCCTGCCTTCAGTGGATGTATGGAAGAATAACTGGATTCTGTACAAAAAATCAAAGGCAGAAAGGGAGCAGCTCACTGCTAAAAAGGAAAAG AGCCCTGGTGATTCAAAAGAGCAGATGCAAG GGGAGCTGAACAAGGGTAAAAGTTTAGACGCTGATCAATTAAAAGAGGGTGATCTTGGTTGCAGTGATATGAAAAATGAGAAAGGTGATGCTGATatgaaacaacaagataatgatggAGAGGGTAAGGTTAAAGTTGAGGAACCTGTTCAGAAGATGGGTGGGGATGTTGAAGGAAAAACTACGGGTGACTCCTCTATTGACCATGCAGCTGGGGATAAAAAGCCCAcaaaaaagaaaataataaaaaaggtTGTGAAAGTTGTTCGGAAAAAAACAACTGGACCTTCAGCTGATAAATCTTCTTCTGAGGACAAGAATGCTGTAGCAGAATCTGCAAACAAAACTGCAGAAGGGGGGCAGAGTCAACAAAAGAATGGGGATGCTGGAAAAGAACAAGAGGGAGCTGGCATAAGTCAACAGCCCGAAGCAAAGAAAACTGGAAAGAAGAAAATAATTCGAAGGATTGTTAAAAGGAAAGTTTCTGGTTCAGGTTCTCAGTTGACTGCCCCTGCTACACCTGCTGAAACTAGTAAGCAAGAAACAGAAGTTCAGCCAGATAAAAATGTTGAGAGCTCAACCGATGTTGGAAATCCTCAGACTAAGCTGCAAGAAGGGTCAAAAATTCCATCTGGAGAAGATATCTCAAAtcagaagaaagaagagaagccaGAGGAAAAGGAACACCCATTGACTGATCGCAGTTCAAATGAGGATAAGGGCAATCACAAGGAAGCTATGGAACAAAAAGATACGAAAAAGGATGGAAAGAAGGATAAAACAAAGGACGATAAAGAGAAGAAGAATAGAGACCTCAAGATGGATCCAAAGCAAAAGCCACTCAATGacacaaaagaaaagaagaggtcTGATGAACCTCCAAAATATCCAGGATTCATTCTTCAGGCAAAAAGGAATAAAGAATCTAAA CTCCGTTCAACATCCCTTTCGTTGGATGGCCTCCTAGACTATACTGCCAAGGATATAGAGGAGTCAGTATTTGAG CTTTCTTTGTTTGCTGAGTCATTCGGTGAAATGCTTCAACACAGAATGGGTTGTGTTATCCTGTCTTTTCTTGAG AAACTGTACAGGCGTTATGTTGTGAAGAGGAATCAACGTAAACGCcaaagagaggaagatctaaagaaagaagagaagaaatcCTCCGAGAAGCGATCCAAGACTAATCATGAGACTATAACTGAAAGTGTTGATAATCCAGGAGGCAGTGTTAAAATAACAAAAGAGGGTGAAGAAAAGATGAGCACAGATCAATCAGCAAATGTCCATGCTGAACTGTCAAAAGAGGGTCAGATAAAACTTGGCACCGATCATCCAATTGCTAACCATGGTGAACCAGCAAAAGAGGGCGATGAAAATACGAGCACTGATCATTCAGAGGCTGTTCTTGATAAACCTGCAGCTGATGCAAATATGGAGGAGGAAGATCCTGAATACGAGGAAGATCCTGAAGAAATAGAAATATatgaagatgatgaggacatggatGATGCTCATGCTGAAGAACAGATTGCAGAGCAG AATGAGAACACAAACGACAGAGAGGTGAAGCCAGAAGAAGTAGCGACAGCAGATGGTGGAAATAACAAAAGTACAACACAGCCTGAGGTAGAAAATATTACTAATATCCATGAAAGAGCTGCTTCAATAGAGGAAAAGCAGTCCGTGGCAGAGAAAGGAGATTCGGTGGAAGGTGGAGAAAGGGTAGTCAGTAAGGAGGTTAAGCCAGCAAAAGATGAGGTGGTCGACAAGGACCTATTGCAG GCCTTTAGGTACTTTGACATAAATAGAGCAGGATATCTCAAG GTGGACGATTTAAAATGTATTCTTCACAACTTGGGGAAGTTTTTATCAAGCAGGGACGTGAAG GACTTGGTTCAAATTGCTCTTGTTGAGAGCAATTCTGCAAGGGACAATCGCATAATCTATCCAAAGCTTGTGAAGATAGCTGACCTGTAA
- the LOC136524025 gene encoding protein SHORT ROOT IN SALT MEDIUM 1-like isoform X1: MRHAAGAKCCRHTLPQVWCTPQPAVQNARPSSPIVGRPFLSTALTAWPHLRRQRLSHSSDLLLMSIPANHMFQLFQSLPLMVGGIGGKGPASSSLPSLPTRPTSLAESSKFSSAPVGSGLARPNDDYMAVRGYAQKLDQYVTDYPLERRMYGEHSANLGRRDGLSDLDRRYTDQIATGHQVHDHMEQGSSMRHQQLLKGQLQPGSDTRQADYFAGRSAPVHQASQEIGVYGRVEADNRNMSILGTAPYGRQQAASLLEGAPRTNIDSLYGQGSSSTGYGAGLPPGRDYASGKGLLHPSSDPDYRDSILSRVHPGVSMVDDRRVDRIGYRRELDLRDEERRRDLLLEREKEIEWERERERERELRDFRDRERERERERESERDHERLLRERERERERERERERGRERLRERREKERERDRKHGADPRRELTSPRGPGDQRRSSSVRSEKPVRRISPRRDAVHRHRSPVKEIKREYICKVLPFRFVDDERDYLSLTKRYPRLAITPEFSKIVLNWAKESLNLPLHTPLSLEHDILDSDDGTDEGAIVSTEKTSSFNTPATIWNAKVLLMSGLSKGAFADITSLRSTDERVVHLNNILKFAVFKKDRSLFAIGGPWNAAIDGGDPSVDCSCLIRTAIRCVKEMVQVDLSSCTHWNHFVEVHYNRIGKDGLFSHKEITVLFVPNLSECLPSVDVWKNNWILYKKSKAEREQLTAKKEKSPGDSKEQMQGELNKGKSLDADQLKEGDLGCSDMKNEKGDADMKQQDNDGEGKVKVEEPVQKMGGDVEGKTTGDSSIDHAAGDKKPTKKKIIKKVVKVVRKKTTGPSADKSSSEDKNAVAESANKTAEGGQSQQKNGDAGKEQEGAGISQQPEAKKTGKKKIIRRIVKRKVSGSGSQLTAPATPAETSKQETEVQPDKNVESSTDVGNPQTKLQEGSKIPSGEDISNQKKEEKPEEKEHPLTDRSSNEDKGNHKEAMEQKDTKKDGKKDKTKDDKEKKNRDLKMDPKQKPLNDTKEKKRSDEPPKYPGFILQAKRNKESKLRSTSLSLDGLLDYTAKDIEESVFELSLFAESFGEMLQHRMGCVILSFLEKLYRRYVVKRNQRKRQREEDLKKEEKKSSEKRSKTNHETITESVDNPGGSVKITKEGEEKMSTDQSANVHAELSKEGQIKLGTDHPIANHGEPAKEGDENTSTDHSEAVLDKPAADANMEEEDPEYEEDPEEIEIYEDDEDMDDAHAEEQIAEQNENTNDREVKPEEVATADGGNNKSTTQPEVENITNIHERAASIEEKQSVAEKGDSVEGGERVVSKEVKPAKDEVVDKDLLQAFRYFDINRAGYLKVDDLKCILHNLGKFLSSRDVKDLVQIALVESNSARDNRIIYPKLVKIADL, from the exons ATGCGGCACGCCGCGGGAGCCAAATGCTGCCGCCACACTTTGCCGCAGGTTTGGTGCACGCCGCAGCCTGCAGTTCAAAATGCGCGCCCCAGCTCGCCAATAGTCGGGCGGCCGTTTTTGTCCACCGCACTCACGGCGTGGCCACACTTGCGGCGGCAGCGGCTCAG TCACTCAAGCGACCTTTTGCTCATGTCAATCCCTGCCAATCacatgtttcagctgtttcagtcgCTTCCTCTTATG GTTGGTGGAATTGGTGGCAAAGGTCCAGCTTCTTCAAGTCTTCCTAGCTTGCCAACTCGTCCAACTTCGCTCGCTGAGTCATCCAAGTTCTCATCTGCACCTGTGGGGTCTGGCCTGGCAAGACCAAATGATGACTATATGGCTGTGCGTGGTTATGCACAGAAGCTAGACCAATATGTCACTGATTATCCACTAGAGAGAAGGATGTATGGTGAACACTCAGCCAATCTTGGTAGGAGAGATGGCCTCAGTGATTTGGATAGAAGATACACCGATCAGATAGCTACTGGTCATCag GTTCATGATCATATGGAGCAG GGTTCATCGATgcggcaccagcagctcctgaaAGGTCAGCTGCAGCCTGGATCTGATACGAG ACAAGCCGATTACTTTGCAGGAAGGTCTGCTCCAGTCCATCAAGCATCCCAGGAAATTGGTGTATATGGAAGAGTTGAAGCTGATAATCGCAACATGTCCATTCTTGGGACTGCTCCATATGGAAGACAGCAAGCAGCCTCATTGTTGGAAGGAGCTCCAAGGACAAACATTGACAGCCTCTATGGACAAGGTTCATCAAGTACTGGTTATGGCGCAGGTCTTCCTCCTGGACGTGATTATGCCTCGGGGAAAGGCCTCCTCCATCCATCTTCAGATCCTGATTACCGAGATAGCATCTTATCCCGTGTACATCCAGGCGTCTCAATGGTTGATGATCGTAGAGTTGATCGGATTGGTTATCGTCGTGAACTGGATCTAAGAGATGAAGAACGTAGAAGGGACCTACTGCTGGAACGAGAAAAGGAGATTGAATGGGAACGCGAACGGGAGCGGGAGCGTGAGTTACGGGACTTTCGAGACcgtgaaagagaaagagaaagagaacgTGAAAGTGAAAGGGATCATGAAAGACTACTAAGAGAACGCGAAAGAGAAAGGGAACGCGAACGTGAAAGAGAGCGTGGAAGAGAACGCCTTCGTGAGCGCCGGGAGAAGGAGAGAGAGCGGGATAGGAAGCATGGAGCTGATCCAAGGCGGGAGCTGACTTCACCTAGAGGCCCTGGTGATCAGCGGCGCTCTTCTTCTGTTAGATCTGAGAAGCCTGTCCGGCGAATTTCCCCTCGACGTGATGCTGTGCATAG GCATCGTTCACCTGTTAAAGAAATAAAGAGAGAATATATTTGCAAG GTTTTGCCATTTCGCTTCGTGGATGATGAGAGGGATTATCTGTCCTTGACAAAACGGTATCCCAGACTTGCAATTACTCCAGAATTTTCTAAG ATTGTCTTGAACTGGGCTAAAGAAAGCTTAAATCTTCCTCTGCATACGCCATTGAG TTTGGAGCATGATATCCTTGATTCAGATGATGGTACTGATGAAGGAGCAATTGTCTCTACTGAGAAAACATCAAGCTTCAATACTCCAGCCACCATTTGGAATGCAAAG GTACTATTGATGAGTGGCTTGAGCAAAGGTGCCTTTGCTGACATAACTTCACTGAGAAGTACCGACGAACGAGTTGTGCACTTGAACAATATCTTAAAATTTGCTGTATTCAAGAAGGATCGTTCTCTTTTTGCAATTGGAGGCCCTTGGAATGCAGCAATAGATGGTGGTGACCCATCAGTTGACTGTTCTTGCTTGATTCGAACTGCCATCAG ATGCGTTAAGGAAATGGTTCAGGTTGATCTATCTAGTTGCACCCACTGGAACCATTTTGTTGAG GTACATTACAATAGAATAGGCAAAGATGGACTCTTCAGTCATAAAGAAATTACTGTTCTGTTTGTGCCAAACTTGTCGGAATGCCTGCCTTCAGTGGATGTATGGAAGAATAACTGGATTCTGTACAAAAAATCAAAGGCAGAAAGGGAGCAGCTCACTGCTAAAAAGGAAAAG AGCCCTGGTGATTCAAAAGAGCAGATGCAAG GGGAGCTGAACAAGGGTAAAAGTTTAGACGCTGATCAATTAAAAGAGGGTGATCTTGGTTGCAGTGATATGAAAAATGAGAAAGGTGATGCTGATatgaaacaacaagataatgatggAGAGGGTAAGGTTAAAGTTGAGGAACCTGTTCAGAAGATGGGTGGGGATGTTGAAGGAAAAACTACGGGTGACTCCTCTATTGACCATGCAGCTGGGGATAAAAAGCCCAcaaaaaagaaaataataaaaaaggtTGTGAAAGTTGTTCGGAAAAAAACAACTGGACCTTCAGCTGATAAATCTTCTTCTGAGGACAAGAATGCTGTAGCAGAATCTGCAAACAAAACTGCAGAAGGGGGGCAGAGTCAACAAAAGAATGGGGATGCTGGAAAAGAACAAGAGGGAGCTGGCATAAGTCAACAGCCCGAAGCAAAGAAAACTGGAAAGAAGAAAATAATTCGAAGGATTGTTAAAAGGAAAGTTTCTGGTTCAGGTTCTCAGTTGACTGCCCCTGCTACACCTGCTGAAACTAGTAAGCAAGAAACAGAAGTTCAGCCAGATAAAAATGTTGAGAGCTCAACCGATGTTGGAAATCCTCAGACTAAGCTGCAAGAAGGGTCAAAAATTCCATCTGGAGAAGATATCTCAAAtcagaagaaagaagagaagccaGAGGAAAAGGAACACCCATTGACTGATCGCAGTTCAAATGAGGATAAGGGCAATCACAAGGAAGCTATGGAACAAAAAGATACGAAAAAGGATGGAAAGAAGGATAAAACAAAGGACGATAAAGAGAAGAAGAATAGAGACCTCAAGATGGATCCAAAGCAAAAGCCACTCAATGacacaaaagaaaagaagaggtcTGATGAACCTCCAAAATATCCAGGATTCATTCTTCAGGCAAAAAGGAATAAAGAATCTAAA CTCCGTTCAACATCCCTTTCGTTGGATGGCCTCCTAGACTATACTGCCAAGGATATAGAGGAGTCAGTATTTGAG CTTTCTTTGTTTGCTGAGTCATTCGGTGAAATGCTTCAACACAGAATGGGTTGTGTTATCCTGTCTTTTCTTGAG AAACTGTACAGGCGTTATGTTGTGAAGAGGAATCAACGTAAACGCcaaagagaggaagatctaaagaaagaagagaagaaatcCTCCGAGAAGCGATCCAAGACTAATCATGAGACTATAACTGAAAGTGTTGATAATCCAGGAGGCAGTGTTAAAATAACAAAAGAGGGTGAAGAAAAGATGAGCACAGATCAATCAGCAAATGTCCATGCTGAACTGTCAAAAGAGGGTCAGATAAAACTTGGCACCGATCATCCAATTGCTAACCATGGTGAACCAGCAAAAGAGGGCGATGAAAATACGAGCACTGATCATTCAGAGGCTGTTCTTGATAAACCTGCAGCTGATGCAAATATGGAGGAGGAAGATCCTGAATACGAGGAAGATCCTGAAGAAATAGAAATATatgaagatgatgaggacatggatGATGCTCATGCTGAAGAACAGATTGCAGAGCAG AATGAGAACACAAACGACAGAGAGGTGAAGCCAGAAGAAGTAGCGACAGCAGATGGTGGAAATAACAAAAGTACAACACAGCCTGAGGTAGAAAATATTACTAATATCCATGAAAGAGCTGCTTCAATAGAGGAAAAGCAGTCCGTGGCAGAGAAAGGAGATTCGGTGGAAGGTGGAGAAAGGGTAGTCAGTAAGGAGGTTAAGCCAGCAAAAGATGAGGTGGTCGACAAGGACCTATTGCAG GCCTTTAGGTACTTTGACATAAATAGAGCAGGATATCTCAAG GTGGACGATTTAAAATGTATTCTTCACAACTTGGGGAAGTTTTTATCAAGCAGGGACGTGAAG GACTTGGTTCAAATTGCTCTTGTTGAGAGCAATTCTGCAAGGGACAATCGCATAATCTATCCAAAGCTTGTGAAGATAGCTGACCTGTAA